Genomic window (Spirosoma sp. KCTC 42546):
TGGATTGGTGTAGCTGACGACGCAAATGCCAACGAATTCGGCCAGGAGGGCAATCATGATCATGGCCACCCACGGGTCTTTGAGCTGCCAGACTTTTAAGGTGCCAATGAGAATGAAACCAAAAAGCATGAGTAAGTAAACCGTCAGGCCAACAACACCCGTTTCAATCCAGATTTGAACATACCAGCTATCGGTAGGTATCTGGGACGCAAAGTGGTTAGGTGAGAAGCGTTGCCCGGCACCGGATGAGGTACCGATGCCCGCGCCGAATGGCTTGTCTTTCAGAAAGTTCCGAAGCTTTTGCTGGTTTTCCAGGCGCACTAAAAACGAGGCATCTTCAGTAGGGTGCAGGGCCGAGCGAATACGCCAGATTTGATAAACAGAGTCGCCAATATGTGTAAAGAGCAGAATAGAAAGCACGGGTACGGCTACCATAAGCCCTCTTAGAATGTGTAGTGGATTTCGCTTCAGAACGAAATACGTAGGGAAACCACCGATTATGACAAATAAGGCTCCCCGGGTTCCAGAAACGGCAAACCCCCAGAAAACAATAAGGGCCAGAACTACATAAATAATACGGTTCAACCAGGAGTTTGTCTCAAAGAAGAAGATAAGACAAATAAGAGTTACCCCCGCCATTTCAGAACCAAACTGACCCGCATCGGAGTAGAAGGAGAAACTGCGGAGTTGACCCCATAGAATGTGTTGTTTCTCAGCACCTGCGGCCAGCCAACGGAGTTCGGCGGGTTCCAGGCCGATGTACTGCTGTTTGAATCCCCATAAAGCCGCCAGAAACGACCACACAAGCCATAGGATGCAAAGCCATTTAATGTCTCTTTTTGTAATCGGATTCACCGAAACGATAATAGCGATCAGGAACCAGCTTAATGAAAAGGAACGGGCGTGGTAAAACCAGGAGGAGGGGTGCGGATGTTCCGGATTAAAGTACTCCAGAATGGTAAACGACAGCCAAACGATCAAGATCCAGAACGCGGGCCGCCGGAGCCGCGTCCAATCCATTCGTTTTCCATTCAGGAACGTACTCAATAAGGTTAATACGAGTATTCCATCAAGGGCCGTACCAACGGCAAGCTCGACAGTAAGAAACCGAGTAAAGCCGATTAGAAAACTAAAATTTACATACGCCAGCAGCCCGATTCGCGGTTCAAGCAATATAGCCACTACCAAAATCAAACCAACAGGTACACCCACCGTCATCAGAGCACCCAAAACGCCCCACGAACCAATCAGCCAGCCTGCAAGCAGAGCAAACAGTAGACCCAGCAACGGTAAAACCCAACGGTTTTCGCGCCATGGGTCCGTGGTAAAAATCGTATGGTCAAGCGTGGTCTTCATTAACTCGTCATTTAGCTACTATGCCTGAGGTTTAACTAGCTTATTTACTGGCTCACACAGGTTGCAGAGCGTTTTTCTCTGAAACCTGTCGATTTGCATAGAACCCGATCAGGGCATTGAGAAAAAAAACAGGAAGTATACTTATTAGACTCAAGTGGAAAAGAGGAGTCACCAATACACTTTCTGTGCTTCCTAACTGCGTGGACCAGATTACCGTTGATAGAAAAATCAGCGAGGGGGAAAGCAAATAGATACGTCCCAACGCATATAGGGCTATAGGCGTACTGCTTAACATGAGTGACTTAATTGCCTGAACGAAAGCCTTACTGTGATTGTGTGTCATTGCCTGTGCTGTGGTTAGAGCTTATACCGCTGATACACTTGTGGATGTTACATTCCAGAGTGCACCCTGGATAAAGGCTTTTGCGTGTTTTAACTTCCCGGTTATCGCGTAGGTAAACATGTGCTTGGGAAACACGAAAACGCCAAAGAATAAGTAGAAGACCAACCGCTGAAATGACGAGCAGTGCCGTCGCATAAACAGGATCCGATTGCGGGTTAGGTAGTAGGTTCTAAGTGTGCTATTCTGGCCAACCGAAGCCGATTCTTTATGCAGAATAGATGCGGTTGGTTGGTAATAAATAACAAACCCAGCATTTCGGATACGCTGCGACCAGTCGAGTTCTTCGTAATACAGAAAGAAACGTTCGGCAAAGCGGCCCACCTGCTCCACAACCTGTCGGCTTACCAGCATAGCACACCCATGAGCAAAGTAAGTTGGGTGGGGCTGGTCAAAGCGGCCGTCATCTTTCTGATTAAAACCAATAGCTGTTGCCGTACCTGTGTACAGATTTATCGGGTTATACCCCGCATACTGCACCAACTGAGGTGCATCAAAGAACTTGATTTTAGGGCAGGTAACGCCAACCTGTTTATTTTCACGGAATGGCGTTAGTAGTTCCTCTAGTACAGTTGGTGCTAGCTCAGTATCATTATTGACAATGAAGAAAAAATCACCTTTTGCTTCCTGTATGCCTAGATTGTTTCCACCCGTAAAACCTAGATTGACTTCACTTCGAATTAATCGGAGGTGCGCATACTCAGCCGGATCAAGATAATCGCTTAAAAGCTGGACAGAGGCATTATCGACTACAATAAGTTCATAGTTAGGGTAGGTTAGCTCCTTTACCGATTCCAGAAATTGGCGGGTTAGTTCAGCCTGGTTGTAGTTGATCGTAATGATCGACACGAGAGCCGACTCGCCGATGCGCTGCCCGCCATCGCCTATACGTTCTCTTTCTGCCATAAACTGAAAAAAGTCCTCCAGATTATCTGAAGGTCTGTTTTAAAGGAGAAGTTATTTGTGTATTCAATATCGAGTAAGGTTCGCTCCCGGTCAGACATTGGCCCCTGACCCTTTGCGCGCTTTTTTACCTGCCACAGGCCCGTTAAGCCAGCTGGGCCCGCAAATCGTTTCGCAAATTCATCGGAGGTCAGCTTT
Coding sequences:
- a CDS encoding glycosyltransferase family 2 protein — translated: MAERERIGDGGQRIGESALVSIITINYNQAELTRQFLESVKELTYPNYELIVVDNASVQLLSDYLDPAEYAHLRLIRSEVNLGFTGGNNLGIQEAKGDFFFIVNNDTELAPTVLEELLTPFRENKQVGVTCPKIKFFDAPQLVQYAGYNPINLYTGTATAIGFNQKDDGRFDQPHPTYFAHGCAMLVSRQVVEQVGRFAERFFLYYEELDWSQRIRNAGFVIYYQPTASILHKESASVGQNSTLRTYYLTRNRILFMRRHCSSFQRLVFYLFFGVFVFPKHMFTYAITGKLKHAKAFIQGALWNVTSTSVSAV
- a CDS encoding O-antigen ligase, which encodes MKTTLDHTIFTTDPWRENRWVLPLLGLLFALLAGWLIGSWGVLGALMTVGVPVGLILVVAILLEPRIGLLAYVNFSFLIGFTRFLTVELAVGTALDGILVLTLLSTFLNGKRMDWTRLRRPAFWILIVWLSFTILEYFNPEHPHPSSWFYHARSFSLSWFLIAIIVSVNPITKRDIKWLCILWLVWSFLAALWGFKQQYIGLEPAELRWLAAGAEKQHILWGQLRSFSFYSDAGQFGSEMAGVTLICLIFFFETNSWLNRIIYVVLALIVFWGFAVSGTRGALFVIIGGFPTYFVLKRNPLHILRGLMVAVPVLSILLFTHIGDSVYQIWRIRSALHPTEDASFLVRLENQQKLRNFLKDKPFGAGIGTSSGAGQRFSPNHFASQIPTDSWYVQIWIETGVVGLTVYLLMLFGFILIGTLKVWQLKDPWVAMIMIALLAEFVGICVVSYTNPILGQFPTSTILFINSFLFTTCERWDTPKQLA